From Tenuifilum sp. 4138str, a single genomic window includes:
- the cas1 gene encoding type II CRISPR-associated endonuclease Cas1, with amino-acid sequence MIKRTLYFGNPAYLKAKDEQMVVEYPSGDTESKSIPIEDIGVVILDSPQITITHVLLNKLLANNAAVITTNERHMPSGLLYPLESNTLQSERFTAQLEASVPLKKQLWQQTVQAKIQNQAALLKSLGIDVEPMLYWARSVRSGDPDNYEGRAAAYYWKNLFSGYFNDIFTRGRYEDEPNNLLNYGYAILRAVIARSLVASGLLPTLGIHHHNRYNAFCLADDIMEPYRPFVDRVVLEIVKSGIDCTELTREIKAKLLVIPAIDVVIDSKSSPLMIATQRTTSSLYDCFEGASRKILYPTFS; translated from the coding sequence ATGATAAAACGCACCCTTTATTTCGGAAACCCTGCCTACCTAAAGGCAAAGGATGAGCAAATGGTAGTTGAATACCCAAGTGGTGATACTGAGAGCAAATCAATCCCCATTGAAGATATTGGAGTGGTTATTCTTGATTCCCCACAAATCACCATAACCCACGTGTTGCTCAACAAACTACTGGCAAATAATGCTGCAGTTATTACAACCAATGAGCGGCATATGCCCTCGGGGCTGCTTTACCCTCTGGAATCGAACACACTGCAAAGCGAACGTTTTACTGCGCAGCTGGAGGCAAGTGTCCCGCTAAAAAAGCAGCTTTGGCAGCAAACGGTACAAGCCAAAATACAGAATCAGGCAGCGCTTTTAAAATCGCTTGGCATTGATGTTGAGCCTATGCTATACTGGGCTAGAAGTGTAAGGAGTGGCGACCCCGATAACTACGAGGGCCGTGCTGCTGCTTACTATTGGAAAAACCTTTTTTCGGGCTACTTCAACGATATTTTTACACGTGGCAGGTATGAGGACGAGCCCAATAATTTGTTGAACTACGGTTATGCCATCCTACGTGCTGTAATAGCACGTAGCCTGGTAGCAAGCGGTTTGCTACCAACGCTGGGAATTCACCATCACAACCGCTACAACGCCTTTTGCCTTGCCGACGACATAATGGAACCCTACCGGCCGTTTGTGGATAGGGTTGTGCTTGAAATTGTAAAAAGTGGTATCGATTGTACCGAGTTAACCAGGGAGATAAAGGCAAAACTCCTTGTAATTCCGGCAATAGATGTGGTGATTGATAGTAAAAGCAGCCCCCTGATGATTGCCACTCAACGAACAACATCATCGCTGTACGATTGCTTCGAGGGTGCTAGTCGTAAAATATTGTATCCAACATTTTCGTGA
- the cas2 gene encoding CRISPR-associated endonuclease Cas2: MTTLNRLNQYRVMWVLVFFDLPTETKKERKQYALFRKNLIKDGFSMFQFSIYTRCCPSRENADVHIKRVKSFLPPNGYVGILCITDKQFGAMEIFLATKPIKASPEPQQLELF; encoded by the coding sequence ATGACCACTCTTAACCGTCTAAACCAGTACCGAGTTATGTGGGTGTTAGTTTTTTTCGATTTACCAACCGAAACCAAAAAGGAGCGTAAGCAGTATGCTCTTTTCCGGAAAAACTTAATAAAGGATGGTTTCTCCATGTTCCAGTTCTCAATCTATACCCGGTGCTGCCCAAGTCGTGAGAATGCCGATGTTCATATTAAGCGCGTGAAGAGTTTTTTGCCCCCCAACGGCTACGTGGGCATACTTTGCATAACCGACAAGCAGTTTGGGGCCATGGAAATATTCCTCGCCACAAAACCCATTAAGGCAAGCCCTGAACCACAGCAACTGGA